A window of the Flavobacterium sangjuense genome harbors these coding sequences:
- a CDS encoding serine hydrolase domain-containing protein codes for MKITLITFFLSTLFYFSSPKTAGDIVNSNDGNPKDDSLHITSSFPIKMGAISEAYIAEKRHFIDSFYNKNINSPFYSGAFIVVKNGRVIYEDYKGYANARTGQKIDKYTPIHLASVSKVLTSAAILRLVQQDNIMLDQKVTDWLPKFPYKQTTIRILLNHRSGLPHYANFPGMMKKRWNRKKILSNQDVLDLLVQNKFRLRTPNDTHFDYCNTNYIILALIIEKVTGLNYRQAMQELVFKPLGMTNTYVFNYETDRETASKSYRGSTIFPWDQFDALVGDKNIYSTPRDLVKFDLGTYSPDFIKPELLQEAYFGYSAGHVAKPIKDYGLGMRMRFLPPNNEKMIYHNGWWHGNNTSFVPVKKDTVTVVCLGNKYSNRPYSTLSMVSSLFYKKKTEIETPVPTELELGE; via the coding sequence ATGAAGATTACCTTAATTACTTTCTTTTTATCAACCCTATTCTACTTTTCCAGTCCAAAAACTGCTGGAGATATTGTGAATTCTAATGACGGTAATCCAAAGGATGACAGTCTGCATATAACTTCTTCTTTTCCAATAAAAATGGGAGCTATTTCTGAGGCCTACATTGCAGAAAAAAGACATTTTATCGATTCCTTTTATAACAAAAACATCAATTCTCCTTTTTATAGTGGCGCTTTCATTGTGGTCAAAAATGGTCGGGTAATTTATGAAGATTATAAAGGTTACGCCAATGCAAGAACCGGTCAAAAGATTGACAAGTACACACCTATTCACTTAGCTTCCGTGAGTAAGGTTTTGACTTCTGCTGCCATTTTGAGATTGGTGCAACAGGACAATATTATGCTGGATCAAAAGGTAACCGATTGGCTTCCAAAATTTCCTTATAAACAAACAACTATCCGAATATTGCTCAATCACAGAAGTGGTTTGCCTCATTATGCCAACTTTCCTGGTATGATGAAAAAAAGATGGAACAGAAAAAAAATACTTTCCAATCAGGATGTTTTAGATTTATTGGTACAAAATAAATTCAGATTGAGAACTCCAAATGATACACATTTTGATTATTGCAACACCAACTATATAATTTTAGCGTTAATCATCGAAAAAGTAACTGGCTTAAACTATCGTCAGGCCATGCAGGAATTGGTTTTCAAACCATTAGGAATGACAAATACTTATGTTTTTAATTATGAAACCGATAGAGAAACTGCTTCCAAATCGTATCGAGGAAGTACCATTTTTCCTTGGGATCAATTTGATGCTTTAGTTGGTGATAAAAATATTTATTCAACGCCAAGAGATTTGGTAAAATTTGATTTGGGAACGTATTCGCCAGATTTTATCAAACCTGAACTTTTACAGGAAGCTTATTTTGGGTATAGCGCCGGTCATGTAGCAAAGCCAATTAAAGATTACGGTTTGGGAATGCGGATGCGTTTTTTACCGCCAAACAATGAAAAAATGATCTATCACAATGGTTGGTGGCATGGTAACAATACTTCATTTGTGCCAGTGAAAAAAGATACCGTTACTGTTGTTTGTTTGGGGAATAAATATTCAAACCGACCTTATTCCACTCTGAGTATGGTAAGCAGTCTTTTTTATAAAAAGAAAACAGAAATTGAAACTCCGGTTCCAACTGAATTGGAACTTGGGGAATAA
- a CDS encoding energy transducer TonB — protein sequence MSNVSIYEKNWIDLVFEDKNKAYGAYQLRQENPKTTLFAFFGGILFLFSLLSIGVLLTSLDKMPIDVPLIPIDEAITPVDLGKLPEIKPKQTQPSNPSPVEPIPNLSHMVVAATPLSVDVPTNESLPTTQSTTPGTGTDTPNTGNEGPAVTVTAPIIDNGPVTLTELDRLPEYPGGIKKFYEYVGNNFEKPEVDEKLGDIRIIMSFVIEKNGEMSNIRVLRSSDRKLEIEAIRVLKSLNVKWSPGYKDGDKMRTLYTLPIKITL from the coding sequence ATGTCAAACGTTAGTATTTATGAAAAAAACTGGATAGATCTAGTTTTCGAAGACAAAAACAAAGCTTATGGTGCGTATCAATTACGCCAGGAAAATCCTAAAACTACTTTATTTGCCTTTTTTGGTGGCATTCTATTTCTCTTTTCTCTTTTGAGTATTGGAGTTCTTTTGACTTCTCTTGACAAAATGCCAATCGATGTTCCTTTAATTCCAATTGATGAAGCAATCACACCAGTTGATTTAGGTAAATTGCCTGAAATAAAACCAAAGCAAACACAGCCAAGCAATCCGAGTCCGGTTGAGCCTATACCTAACCTTTCACATATGGTTGTAGCGGCAACTCCACTTTCTGTAGACGTTCCAACTAACGAGAGTTTACCAACAACTCAAAGTACCACACCCGGAACTGGAACTGACACACCAAATACAGGTAATGAAGGTCCGGCTGTAACCGTTACTGCCCCTATAATTGATAATGGTCCTGTAACTCTTACTGAATTAGACCGACTTCCTGAATATCCTGGTGGCATTAAAAAATTCTATGAATATGTTGGAAACAATTTTGAAAAGCCTGAAGTTGATGAAAAGCTGGGAGATATCCGAATCATCATGTCTTTCGTTATTGAAAAAAATGGTGAGATGAGTAATATCAGAGTATTAAGGAGTTCTGATAGAAAACTGGAAATAGAAGCTATTCGTGTGCTGAAATCACTAAATGTAAAATGGTCACCAGGCTATAAAGACGGAGATAAAATGAGAACACTTTACACGCTTCCGATAAAAATTACGCTATAA
- a CDS encoding RNA polymerase sigma factor, with amino-acid sequence MEINPYIEKAKTGDQVAFTYLLDHYWNEVYGFMLKRTENETDAEDITIETFSKAFDKIATYNPEFQFNTWLIAIAKNVHIDMLRKKKSTVFVEITDEEDHQAYNIADTTPSIEDALITEQNLSRLLQFIKELKPHYQEVIQLRYFQEMSYQEIAEQLNEPLSNVKIKLLRAKKLLAEIIESKK; translated from the coding sequence TTGGAGATAAATCCATACATAGAAAAAGCGAAGACTGGTGACCAGGTTGCCTTTACTTATTTGCTCGACCATTACTGGAATGAAGTGTATGGCTTTATGCTGAAACGCACCGAAAACGAAACCGATGCGGAAGATATTACCATTGAAACTTTCTCTAAAGCTTTTGATAAAATTGCCACTTACAATCCTGAATTTCAGTTCAACACCTGGTTGATTGCCATTGCCAAAAACGTTCATATTGATATGCTTCGCAAAAAGAAATCGACTGTCTTTGTTGAAATCACAGATGAGGAAGACCATCAGGCTTATAATATTGCTGATACTACGCCATCCATTGAAGATGCTTTAATAACAGAACAAAACTTATCCCGATTATTGCAATTCATTAAAGAATTAAAGCCGCATTATCAGGAAGTAATTCAGCTTCGCTATTTTCAGGAAATGAGTTATCAGGAAATTGCAGAACAACTCAACGAACCTTTGAGCAACGTCAAAATCAAATTGCTTCGCGCCAAAAAACTGCTGGCTGAAATTATCGAAAGCAAAAAATAA
- a CDS encoding glycosyltransferase, translating into MLLTLFCLFIAIVVIQFFYYIVVFGKFSFAKPQNGTPKRIPISVIVCAKNEEENVRNLIPLLVEQNYPQFEIVLIDDASSDGTLDIFEEFEKLHSNIKLVKVENNEAFWGNKKYALTLGIKAAKHEYLLFTDADCLPSSKDWISNMSSQFTVEKTIVLGYGAYDKIGGSFLNKIIRFETLLTATQYFSWAKLGKPYMGVGRNLAYKREEFFKVRGFMDHMKIRSGDDDLFINQAAEKKNTTVCYLPDSFTYSKPKTSFKDWFTQKRRHVSTAKHYKLFDRNQLGLFYVSQLLFLLLPIILLAFQFQWIAVVSIIGFRYIFAWITMGFAAGKLKEKDVMYWFPIIEIVLIFTQLNIFVTNTFSKPVHWR; encoded by the coding sequence ATGTTATTAACTTTATTCTGTCTATTTATTGCCATTGTTGTTATACAATTCTTTTATTATATTGTTGTTTTTGGCAAATTTTCATTTGCTAAACCACAAAACGGAACGCCCAAAAGAATTCCGATTTCTGTAATTGTTTGCGCAAAAAATGAAGAAGAAAATGTTAGAAATTTAATTCCGTTGCTTGTTGAACAAAATTATCCACAATTTGAAATTGTATTAATTGATGATGCTTCGAGTGATGGCACGTTGGATATTTTTGAAGAATTTGAAAAACTGCATTCCAACATTAAATTAGTTAAAGTAGAAAACAACGAAGCTTTTTGGGGAAATAAAAAATATGCCTTAACGCTGGGGATTAAAGCAGCAAAGCATGAATATTTATTGTTCACCGATGCCGATTGTTTGCCTTCTTCCAAAGACTGGATTTCTAATATGAGTTCACAGTTTACGGTGGAGAAAACGATTGTTTTAGGATATGGTGCGTATGACAAAATTGGCGGTTCCTTCCTGAATAAGATTATCAGGTTTGAAACTTTATTAACGGCAACGCAGTATTTTTCCTGGGCAAAACTTGGGAAACCTTATATGGGAGTTGGTCGAAATTTAGCATACAAACGCGAAGAGTTTTTCAAAGTGCGTGGTTTTATGGATCATATGAAAATACGTTCCGGAGATGATGATTTGTTTATCAATCAGGCAGCGGAAAAAAAGAACACAACGGTTTGTTATTTACCGGATAGTTTCACCTATTCCAAACCAAAAACGTCTTTCAAAGATTGGTTTACCCAAAAACGCCGTCATGTTTCGACAGCCAAACATTATAAACTATTTGACAGAAATCAGTTGGGCCTTTTTTATGTTTCGCAATTGTTATTTCTTTTATTGCCAATCATTTTATTAGCCTTTCAATTTCAATGGATTGCTGTGGTAAGTATCATTGGTTTCCGCTATATTTTTGCCTGGATTACGATGGGATTTGCAGCAGGAAAACTAAAAGAGAAAGACGTAATGTATTGGTTTCCAATCATTGAAATCGTTTTGATTTTTACACAATTGAATATTTTTGTTACTAATACTTTCTCAAAACCAGTACATTGGAGATAA
- a CDS encoding FMN-binding negative transcriptional regulator, giving the protein MYIPELYKNENQEDIQNFIHQNGFGILVNQTDGKLWATHIPLLLEEKNGKQILVGHVSRENPQAESFKTNDEILAVFSGVHTYISSSWYDHENVPTWNYLAVHVYGKVKLHSLEESIEALKRLVNKYEAKSEKPVRVEDLSKKTMLQARGIVSFEIEITAIEAKKKLSQNRDDKNYQTIISKLENSNDNQAIAVAEEMRKNRK; this is encoded by the coding sequence ATGTATATTCCAGAACTCTATAAAAACGAAAACCAGGAAGACATCCAAAATTTCATTCATCAAAATGGGTTTGGGATTTTAGTCAATCAAACGGATGGAAAGCTCTGGGCAACGCACATTCCACTGCTTTTGGAAGAAAAAAACGGAAAACAAATTTTGGTCGGACACGTTTCAAGAGAAAATCCACAGGCTGAAAGTTTTAAAACCAATGACGAAATTTTAGCTGTTTTTTCAGGCGTACATACTTATATTTCTTCTTCCTGGTACGACCATGAAAATGTACCAACATGGAATTATCTTGCAGTTCATGTCTACGGGAAAGTCAAACTTCATTCGTTGGAAGAAAGCATTGAAGCCTTGAAAAGATTGGTAAATAAATACGAAGCAAAATCAGAGAAACCTGTTCGCGTAGAAGATTTATCAAAGAAAACAATGCTTCAGGCTCGCGGAATTGTTTCGTTTGAAATTGAAATTACAGCTATCGAAGCCAAGAAAAAGTTGTCTCAAAATAGAGACGACAAAAACTACCAAACTATCATTTCAAAATTGGAAAACTCAAATGACAATCAGGCAATTGCTGTAGCTGAAGAAATGAGAAAAAACAGGAAATAA
- the murB gene encoding UDP-N-acetylmuramate dehydrogenase gives MTIQNNFSLKKYNTFGIEAKAKQFVAIHSVEDLKTILQEHQSEPKFILGGGSNMLLTQDIQALVIHIDLKGKKVLKEDDDYVWVESQAGENWHEFVLWTIDQNFGGLENMSLIPGNVGTTPVQNIGAYGTEIKDTFVSCDAMNIATQVMKTFTKENCHFGYRESVFKHEAKDQFIITSVIFKLTKRNHKINTSYGDITKELEKQNVVTPTLKDISNAVIAIRQSKLPDPKELGNSGSFFKNPIIPKTQYEKVHALHPEMPHYVVSETEVKVPAGWLIERAGFKGKRFGDAGIHKNQALVLVNYGNATGQEILAVSRDIQATILKEFGIAIEAEVNVI, from the coding sequence ATGACAATTCAGAATAATTTCTCTCTAAAAAAATACAACACTTTTGGTATTGAAGCCAAAGCCAAACAGTTTGTTGCTATTCATTCCGTTGAAGATTTAAAAACCATTTTGCAGGAACACCAATCGGAGCCAAAATTCATTCTTGGTGGCGGAAGCAATATGCTGTTGACACAAGACATTCAGGCTTTGGTCATTCACATTGATTTGAAAGGAAAAAAAGTCCTTAAAGAAGATGACGATTACGTTTGGGTTGAAAGTCAGGCTGGCGAAAACTGGCACGAATTTGTGCTTTGGACGATTGATCAAAACTTTGGTGGTTTAGAAAACATGTCACTAATTCCGGGAAATGTCGGTACAACTCCGGTGCAGAATATTGGTGCTTATGGCACTGAAATCAAAGATACTTTTGTTTCGTGTGACGCGATGAATATTGCGACTCAGGTAATGAAAACCTTCACAAAGGAAAATTGTCATTTTGGTTATCGCGAAAGTGTTTTTAAGCACGAAGCCAAAGATCAATTCATCATTACATCAGTGATTTTTAAACTGACCAAACGCAATCATAAAATCAACACTTCGTACGGTGATATCACTAAGGAATTAGAGAAACAAAACGTCGTTACTCCTACTTTAAAAGATATTTCCAATGCGGTAATTGCGATTAGACAAAGTAAATTGCCTGACCCAAAAGAATTAGGGAACAGCGGAAGTTTTTTCAAAAACCCAATCATACCAAAAACGCAATACGAAAAGGTACACGCTTTGCATCCTGAAATGCCGCATTATGTAGTTTCAGAAACCGAAGTCAAAGTTCCGGCTGGCTGGCTGATTGAAAGAGCCGGTTTTAAAGGAAAACGTTTTGGAGATGCGGGAATTCATAAAAATCAGGCGCTTGTTTTGGTGAATTATGGCAACGCCACCGGACAGGAAATTTTAGCGGTTTCAAGAGACATTCAGGCGACAATTTTAAAGGAATTCGGAATTGCGATTGAAGCGGAAGTTAATGTGATTTAA